In one window of Thermodesulfobacteriota bacterium DNA:
- the tig gene encoding trigger factor, with the protein MQVTVEDISPLTKKLTVILPPDQVAREMDKAYRKLKDEVSVQGFRKGKVPRRVLERQFASRVTQEVSAKLVQDTYFDAVEQVQLDPVTHPEITSEAVDADGNLVYEAEVSVRPEFTIARARGLDVEMPEVVVDDTEVDAALEELRKQMAPLKPVTDRGIQIGDVAVIDFAGFDGERPVPQAQAQSYSVDVGSGQNGREFEEGLLGLLPGSAASRVVNFPPHFANPILAGKAIRFEITVREVNERQLPALDDDLAKDVNDSFASLGDLKEHLRNERRQRKLSLQEGDIQDRIMAILLTENAFTVPERLVRYEVNELIKDFESHLGRQGHTLESAGVEKAKLEEQYRDVAERRVRGDFILKRIAEDESIKLTDADVDKGFGRVAAQTRMPLDEVKRYFADRTHLLPFMHELLNEKILAFLRQHAVITRVPAPVAEAAAEATQEGANG; encoded by the coding sequence ATGCAGGTCACGGTCGAAGACATCAGCCCCCTCACCAAGAAGCTCACGGTGATTCTGCCGCCGGACCAGGTGGCTCGCGAGATGGACAAGGCGTATCGGAAGCTCAAGGACGAGGTCAGCGTCCAGGGCTTCCGCAAGGGCAAGGTGCCCAGGAGGGTGCTGGAGCGGCAGTTCGCCTCCCGGGTCACCCAGGAGGTGTCGGCGAAGCTGGTCCAGGACACCTATTTCGACGCTGTGGAGCAGGTGCAGCTGGACCCCGTCACCCATCCGGAGATCACCAGCGAGGCCGTGGACGCGGACGGCAACCTGGTCTACGAGGCGGAGGTGTCGGTGCGGCCCGAGTTCACCATTGCCCGGGCCCGAGGTCTTGACGTGGAGATGCCGGAGGTGGTGGTGGACGACACCGAAGTGGACGCCGCCCTGGAGGAGCTGCGCAAGCAGATGGCACCGCTCAAGCCGGTTACGGATCGCGGCATCCAGATCGGGGATGTGGCGGTCATCGATTTTGCCGGCTTCGACGGCGAACGGCCGGTACCCCAGGCCCAAGCCCAGAGCTACTCGGTGGACGTGGGCAGCGGCCAGAACGGCCGGGAATTCGAGGAGGGACTCCTGGGGCTGCTGCCGGGCAGCGCGGCCAGCCGGGTGGTCAACTTCCCACCCCACTTTGCCAACCCCATCCTGGCCGGCAAGGCCATCCGCTTCGAGATCACGGTGCGGGAGGTCAACGAGCGCCAGCTGCCCGCCCTGGACGACGATCTGGCCAAGGACGTCAACGACTCCTTCGCCTCCCTGGGGGATCTCAAGGAGCACCTCCGGAACGAGCGGCGCCAACGCAAGCTCTCCCTGCAGGAGGGCGACATCCAGGACCGGATCATGGCCATTCTCCTGACCGAAAATGCCTTTACCGTTCCGGAGCGCCTGGTCCGCTACGAGGTCAACGAGCTGATCAAGGATTTCGAAAGCCACCTGGGCCGGCAGGGCCACACCCTGGAGTCGGCAGGGGTGGAGAAGGCCAAGCTGGAGGAACAGTACCGGGACGTGGCCGAACGGCGGGTGCGGGGCGATTTCATCCTCAAGCGCATCGCCGAGGACGAGAGCATCAAGCTGACGGACGCCGACGTGGACAAGGGCTTCGGCCGGGTGGCCGCCCAGACCAGGATGCCTCTGGACGAGGTGAAACGCTACTTCGCCGACCGCACCCATCTTCTGCCGTTTATGCATGAGCTGTTGAACGAGAAGATCCTGGCCTTCCTGCGCCAGCATGCGGTGATCACCCGGGTACCGGCTCCGGTCGCCGAGGCGGCCGCAGAGGCCACCCAGGAAGGAGCAAACGGATGA
- a CDS encoding BON domain-containing protein, which translates to MTAIPGLQGAGRPVRAVLLAAAFLAGVAMWSTGCAPAAVGAGASGTYKAGTDERTVGRQMDDSLLSAQVKSALIDDRYVEARHVDVDVYQGIVFLTGTAPDEEHRRRAAEVADAVVGVRKVVNDLHLGSLDLSHGVHDASLTAQVKAQLVGTEGLRSWNIDVDTVDAIVYLKGVVPSQKEADLAKAVASAVAGVRAVTSRLLVVAGE; encoded by the coding sequence ATGACCGCGATACCCGGTCTTCAGGGCGCCGGTCGTCCCGTCCGAGCCGTGCTGCTGGCAGCTGCTTTTCTGGCCGGCGTGGCGATGTGGTCGACCGGCTGCGCGCCAGCGGCGGTGGGGGCTGGCGCCAGCGGCACCTACAAGGCCGGTACCGATGAGCGGACAGTCGGCCGGCAGATGGATGACTCCCTGCTTTCCGCCCAGGTCAAGAGTGCCCTCATCGACGATCGCTACGTGGAGGCCCGGCATGTCGATGTGGATGTCTATCAGGGCATCGTGTTTCTCACGGGCACTGCGCCCGACGAGGAGCACCGGCGGCGGGCTGCGGAGGTGGCGGACGCGGTGGTGGGGGTGCGCAAGGTGGTGAACGACCTGCACCTGGGCTCCCTCGACCTCAGCCACGGCGTCCATGACGCCAGCCTCACCGCCCAGGTGAAGGCCCAGTTGGTCGGCACTGAGGGCCTGCGCTCCTGGAACATCGATGTGGATACCGTGGATGCCATCGTCTATCTCAAGGGGGTCGTCCCCTCCCAGAAGGAGGCCGACTTGGCCAAGGCCGTGGCCAGCGCCGTCGCCGGGGTGCGCGCGGTCACCAGCCGGCTGCTGGTGGTGGCCGGTGAGTAG
- the ispH gene encoding 4-hydroxy-3-methylbut-2-enyl diphosphate reductase: MKVILAKKAGFCMGVRRAVETVLDTLRREEGEIKTFGPLIHNPQVLEILRRRGVAVLKAIPDEPTGTIVIRAHGVPPETKAALGRHSARVVDATCPRVIKVQAIIRRHVRQGATAVIIGDPSHAEVGGLLGHAAGHGLVVASEADVAALTLAGSYIVVSQTTQDEAAFQRLTELILARFPGGRVFNTICDSTHKRQAEVRRLCQEVEAVVVVGGKNSANTQRLAEIAGQCGRPAFLVETERDLDVQALSAYDRVGVTAGASTPNWLINRVAVTLESLPGQGEGALYRFGFRLFRLLLDTNLFVSVGGSALAWVCARLQGLPDSWQYAFAAFGYLLAMHNLNRFTGHEAAKLNDPFRARLYETFRWPLLLASMLALVVSLAVAFVAGPLPFVLLVVMSALGIAYSVPLVPPWLRPVLRVRGLREIPGSKTAFVATAWALVTAVLPVWISKAQLTVSTGAAFVVALLVVYIRSALFDVFEVQGDRIVGKETLPVFIGEKKTLALLHWLLGILVLLLVALPLVGWLDRLAWWLVPVVGYLGGLIHLYGQGRIRQGPRTELLVDAVLFLVAGLVLLGSAVGR; encoded by the coding sequence ATGAAGGTCATCCTTGCCAAGAAGGCCGGCTTCTGCATGGGGGTGCGCCGGGCCGTGGAAACGGTGCTGGACACCCTGCGCCGGGAAGAGGGGGAGATCAAGACCTTCGGCCCGCTGATTCACAACCCCCAGGTACTGGAGATCTTGCGCCGCCGCGGGGTGGCGGTGCTGAAGGCCATCCCGGACGAGCCCACCGGCACCATCGTCATCCGCGCCCACGGCGTGCCCCCGGAGACCAAGGCGGCCCTGGGCCGCCACAGTGCCCGGGTGGTGGACGCCACCTGCCCGCGGGTCATCAAGGTCCAGGCCATCATTCGCCGCCATGTCCGCCAGGGGGCGACCGCCGTGATCATCGGCGACCCGAGCCACGCCGAGGTGGGGGGCCTCCTGGGCCATGCCGCCGGCCATGGCCTGGTGGTGGCCAGCGAGGCGGATGTGGCGGCCTTGACCCTCGCCGGCTCCTACATCGTTGTCAGCCAGACCACCCAGGATGAGGCCGCCTTCCAGCGTCTGACCGAGCTGATCCTGGCCCGCTTCCCGGGCGGTCGAGTCTTCAACACCATCTGCGACTCCACCCACAAGCGTCAGGCCGAGGTGCGGCGCCTGTGCCAGGAGGTGGAGGCGGTGGTGGTGGTGGGAGGCAAGAACAGCGCCAACACCCAGCGACTGGCTGAGATCGCCGGCCAGTGCGGCCGGCCCGCCTTCCTGGTCGAGACCGAGCGCGATCTGGACGTCCAGGCCTTGAGCGCTTATGACCGGGTCGGGGTCACGGCCGGCGCCTCCACCCCCAACTGGCTCATCAACCGGGTGGCGGTGACCCTGGAGTCCCTGCCCGGCCAGGGGGAGGGGGCCTTGTACCGCTTCGGCTTCCGGCTGTTCCGGCTGCTCCTGGACACCAATCTCTTCGTGTCCGTGGGGGGCAGCGCCCTGGCCTGGGTCTGCGCCCGGCTGCAGGGCCTGCCAGACAGCTGGCAATATGCCTTCGCCGCCTTCGGCTATCTTCTGGCCATGCACAACCTCAACCGCTTCACCGGCCACGAGGCGGCCAAGCTCAACGACCCCTTCCGGGCGCGGCTCTACGAGACGTTCCGCTGGCCTTTGCTCCTGGCCTCGATGCTCGCCCTGGTGGTGTCCCTGGCCGTGGCCTTTGTTGCCGGCCCCTTGCCCTTTGTCCTCCTGGTGGTCATGAGCGCTCTCGGCATCGCCTACAGCGTACCGCTGGTGCCGCCCTGGCTGCGGCCGGTGCTGCGCGTCCGCGGTCTGCGGGAGATCCCCGGCTCCAAGACCGCCTTTGTCGCCACCGCCTGGGCCCTGGTCACCGCTGTTCTGCCGGTGTGGATCAGCAAGGCCCAGCTCACCGTCTCCACCGGGGCCGCCTTTGTCGTGGCCCTTCTGGTGGTCTACATCCGGAGCGCCCTGTTCGACGTCTTCGAGGTGCAGGGTGACCGCATCGTCGGCAAGGAGACTCTGCCGGTCTTCATCGGGGAAAAGAAAACCCTGGCTCTCCTGCATTGGCTGCTGGGGATCCTGGTCCTGCTGCTGGTGGCTCTGCCCCTGGTCGGCTGGCTGGATCGGCTGGCCTGGTGGCTGGTGCCGGTGGTGGGCTACCTGGGCGGTCTCATTCACCTGTACGGCCAGGGTCGGATCCGCCAGGGACCCCGTACCGAGCTCCTGGTGGACGCCGTGCTGTTTCTGGTGGCCGGTCTCGTCCTTCTGGGCTCCGCGGTCGGTCGCTGA